The genomic DNA CGCAAGAAGTTGCGCAGTACTGCGCAACTTCTTGCGCACTTGGCTGCAGACCAAGAACGGCGTGGCCTCCAGGGACTTTTACCCCTAAAATATTATGACCTACTGCGCAACTTCTTGCGCAGGATGGCAATGAGGCGTTAATGCGTTTCCTTATGCGGAACTCCGGCCTCTATCGCATTCAATCGCTCAATTGAGTTACACAAGCAGATGTAGTCTGGACAATCATTCCTTTGGGCGCCGTGACTGACCAAGGAAAGGGGTCATTCCGTAGTAGCGCACCAAGCGGCACATATCGCGAATATTCAGCCGATCTATATAGAATGGCAACTGAAGGAGATTCCCAGATGGGGCAAGCGGCAGTCACAGCAATACTAGCTGCAGACTCCGAGCCTAAAGCCTGGACAGTGTCCAAACTGGCCATTTACATCTGGGATAAGCGTAGGACGGCAGAACCAATAACCCAAGTTTTCACTGTGTCCAAGGGTGCGCTGTCAGTAATGTGCAGCCTTCCAATTCAAGTACTCCACCACTACAGACGTGCTCATCTCACGACAGCCAATCAGCTCTGAACACGCCTATATCTAGGCAGTCCTCCGCTTCCACCCCATGAGTTTGGTCGCCAATTAACCGGGAGAGCAGGATAGAAATCGAATTTTCTAGGAAATAAAAAAGGCCAATTCAATGAATTGGCCTTTTTGCATTTGAGTCCGTCGATCATGTATTTGTGAAAATGATCAACTATTGTGTGAACCTACACGGGATGTAGGTTCACAAAATAGATGATGCTAAAGGCCCAGCAAACGCTGCGAAAAAGTCACCTTTTCTGTGAGCTCGGAGCGGAGGAACCACAGAAAAAATGAGAAAAGCCTACTGGATTCACAAAATAGATGATCTCTTCGAACAGACGTATTTTTCTCAGCTTGGCCGTTATCAACGAGGCTTGTGCACTCAGTAGAGGAAGCCATGGAACTACAGACGTGGAGCGCGCATGCAGGTGATGCTACAAGGTGGCATGCATGACGACTTCAGTAAGAGAGCCGATTTGACTTGCAGCTGTAAGGGGTGGGAGAGAGGGGCACGTCGCCCCATTTACAACTCGTTTATCCCTGAAGTTGGATCAGTTCTTGATGGTGAGGGAACTCTTCCAAAGCCGCCTTGATAAGTGAAGCTTGGTTGATACCACTCCCCCCTCCACCTTGTCGCATAGTGCGTAGTGCAGTAAACCAGTTTGCACGCCCGGAACCGGTTAGACGGAGACGAGAGGTGTCCCCGCCGGCGCGCAACCAGATTTCTTGATCCTGCGGGCCAGCAGGATAGAGGTCACAGAAAATTTCTTCCAATTGGCGCCAGATTTCGTGATCTAGGCTATAGCTACCAATGTAAGCTATATTCTTCGCACCGCCGCAATCCAAAGCAATAGGAAAATTATCCTCAAGATCGCTCGCCTTGAAGATTGGATGTTGTTGCCCAGGCGCTGCCATTCGTACTTTTTCTGCGACGTAGTTGAAAACCTCAAACACCCTAATTAGTCCATCACCATGCGTACGAGCTTCACCGCGCAACGCCCCCAATAGGTGTTCGGTGAAGAGGCTGTTACGAGCACCTCCAAGCACGAGTGAAAACTCGGATGCCCGAGACGATGCGACCAGAACACGTCCGGCCCCCTCAGCCAATCGGGCTAACGATTTCTCGCTAAAACCTAGTGCTGCAGGAGTATCGTTGATGTCTTTGAAGCTTGTACTCGCGCCGGAATGGCACGCGTCGATAAAAACCACAAGTCGTCTGGCTTTGATGCGGGCAAGAGCTGAAGAAAACTCAGCCTCCGGTAGAGTACTCGCGGAAAAATTTTCTGGATCGCAGTCGACTGGAATCAATGCACTTGCCGCGTCAGCCGAATCGTCAAAACGAGCTCCGTGCCCCGAAAAGAAGATCATCACTGTGTCGTCGAGCGTGGCCCGTTTTGCGAGCCCATCAAGTTCTCGGCGAATAGCCTCCAGTGTCGCTTGGCTGTCCACTAATACCCTTACATTGGCCGGGTCAAAGCCGCAGTGCGAGGGGGACGTCAGCGTGGCGAACATGTCACGCGCGTCGTTCAGCACTGCAGCTGGCAGTGGTCGAACCTTGGGATAGTTTGATATGGCGATAATTAGGGCGTGACCGCTCGAAAAACCGGCACCTTTAGTCAGCTCTATTTGCTCATGCTCGTCCATTATGTCCCTCAACCTATCGCTTTTATAAAACCGCTTCAGAATATCCGGCTCGCTTGCAGTTCGCGGATTTGGTCATTTGAGTAGAAGTCCCTGCGCATTTCTTCGAGTAACCTGCTTACACGGGGTCCACGTCCTCGCTGGATCTGTCCAATCGCAGCTCGCCACCGATTTCGGCCAGTGCCAAAGCTTTCCAAATCGGCGTCGCGTCCTCCTGCCCGATCCCATAACCCGGCCTCATCCGGCCCATTTGGATAAAGATACGCCGCAAGTTCTTCGAGAACTGCCCACTTATCCGTTTGGGCAGCTGACGACAAGCCGAGCAACAATCGCCAAAAAAGGCTGACCATGGTTTGACATATTACCAACGCCGGCTTCACATCAGCTCGTCCCTGCCGCACAAGCGGAACCAGTTTGTCCACTGCTTGCGCCCACCGACGACTAAGGATGATTTTGCCTAGTGCCTGTGCATCAGCGATGGCCACTTGGTGCCGCAACAAGATCCAGTCATCAAACCAGCGAATGAAACGATGCTCATCGAAACTGTCTAAGCTCTCAATAATACGAACAATCTTACCGAAACTCGCAGCCAAACTTTGTAGTGTGCTATCCAGGCCGTTAGAGTTTAGGATCGCGGTTTCAAGCTCCGGGTCGGGTTTACAGGCATCACCTTCCACAGCGCGCTGTAGCCAAACTGTTGCCGTAGCTCGTAAGCAGTTGGCCCTTGCCAGGTCTGGTAGTCGGTGCCAGACCTCTGCAGCCCGAGGGAATCCGCTGAGGTCAGCGAGTGGAGATTTGGATAGTGAGGTGACTAGCTCGATGCTAGCCGCCCCTCCGTCGAGCAAGTTCTGAATGACAGTAAAGAAAGAGCGTTGTGGGTAAAGCGGCCCTTGCCACGCTTCAGCGTTGATAGAAATGGCATAGTTCCATAGCTCTTGAGCTGGTCTGGTTGCAAAGTTGAGCGTACCTATTAATCGCGGTTCGTTCGCAACTTGCTCTGCAGCAATG from Pseudomonas baetica includes the following:
- a CDS encoding caspase family protein — translated: MDEHEQIELTKGAGFSSGHALIIAISNYPKVRPLPAAVLNDARDMFATLTSPSHCGFDPANVRVLVDSQATLEAIRRELDGLAKRATLDDTVMIFFSGHGARFDDSADAASALIPVDCDPENFSASTLPEAEFSSALARIKARRLVVFIDACHSGASTSFKDINDTPAALGFSEKSLARLAEGAGRVLVASSRASEFSLVLGGARNSLFTEHLLGALRGEARTHGDGLIRVFEVFNYVAEKVRMAAPGQQHPIFKASDLEDNFPIALDCGGAKNIAYIGSYSLDHEIWRQLEEIFCDLYPAGPQDQEIWLRAGGDTSRLRLTGSGRANWFTALRTMRQGGGGSGINQASLIKAALEEFPHHQELIQLQG
- a CDS encoding effector-associated domain EAD1-containing protein translates to MRNASPEESIEIALELAEPRVLRIAAEQVANEPRLIGTLNFATRPAQELWNYAISINAEAWQGPLYPQRSFFTVIQNLLDGGAASIELVTSLSKSPLADLSGFPRAAEVWHRLPDLARANCLRATATVWLQRAVEGDACKPDPELETAILNSNGLDSTLQSLAASFGKIVRIIESLDSFDEHRFIRWFDDWILLRHQVAIADAQALGKIILSRRWAQAVDKLVPLVRQGRADVKPALVICQTMVSLFWRLLLGLSSAAQTDKWAVLEELAAYLYPNGPDEAGLWDRAGGRDADLESFGTGRNRWRAAIGQIQRGRGPRVSRLLEEMRRDFYSNDQIRELQASRIF